A window of Syntrophorhabdaceae bacterium contains these coding sequences:
- a CDS encoding type II toxin-antitoxin system HicA family toxin gives MGRHKKTYEAIFKNPVLANIAWQDIEALLIALGAELNEGDGSRVRIVLNGVRAVFHRPHPEKETRRGAVRALREFLNEAGVRHDDI, from the coding sequence ATGGGCAGGCATAAAAAGACCTACGAGGCGATATTCAAAAACCCCGTCCTCGCGAATATTGCCTGGCAGGATATCGAAGCGCTGCTCATAGCCCTCGGCGCTGAGTTGAACGAAGGGGACGGCTCGCGGGTCCGTATCGTGCTGAATGGCGTGCGGGCGGTGTTCCATAGGCCTCACCCGGAAAAGGAAACGAGGAGAGGAGCGGTGAGAGCGCTGCGAGAGTTTTTGAACGAAGCAGGAGTGAGACATGATGACATATAA